The sequence GGCCGAGACGCGCTCGCCGAGACCTGGAATTTCAACCCGCGCGCGGTCAGTCATTTCCGTCTTGAACCAGCCTGGTAGAATCGCGTTCACCTGAATGTTGTCCGCCGCCCAGGCCAGCGCGAGGCTTTTCGTCAATTGCACGACGCCCCCTTTGCTCGCGGCATAGGCGGCGGCGTAGGCCGCGCCGAACAGCGACGCCATGCTCCCCGTGTTGACGATCTTTCCCCCGCCGGCCTGCTTCATCGCCGGATAGACGGCCTTCGACACGAGAAAAGCGCTCGTCAGGTTGATATCCATCACGCTCCGCCATTCGTCGAGGCTCATCTCCTGCGGCGGCTTGCGAATCGAAATACCGGCGTTGTTGAAGAGGATGTCGATCCGCGCGAAACGGTCGGCGACGTTGCCGATCAGCGACTCGACCTGTCGCTCGTCCGCCACGTCGGCGCCCAACGGCAGAAACTCGCCGCTCGTCTGCTCGGCCAATGTGTGCGCGGCAGCTTGCAGTTTCTCCTCATTTCGTCCGACAATCACGACCCGCGCCCCGGCCTGCGCCAGTCCCTTGGCGATCCCCAAGCCGATTCCGCTCCCGCCACCGGTGATGATCGCAATCTTGCCTGTTAGATCAAAGAGATTCATCGCTAACCTTCAGTCGTCATCGCCATCGGGGCGCGCCGCGGCGCTCGCTCGCACGAAAGCGGCGTGCACCGGCGGCGGCATCGGGCTATCGGCCCCGCGGACGCTATGCCAGATCACCTCGTTCAGCAGATTGTCGTCGGCCGCGTCTTCGCGGCTGAAATCCATCCGGGCCGAATCTTTGACGCCCCAGGCGAGCAATCCGTTCATGGCGGCAAGATCCACTCCGGCCCCACGATGTTGATAGGGCGCTAAATCGGCGCGGCCCTGGAACGCGTTGTACATCGGCGTGGCCGCCGCGTCGAACTGGCTCAGCGGCTTCAGCCCCAGGATCAATTCCATCGTGCGGAGCATGCTCGTGGTCGAATAGAGCATTGAATCG comes from Pirellulales bacterium and encodes:
- a CDS encoding SDR family oxidoreductase; this encodes MNLFDLTGKIAIITGGGSGIGLGIAKGLAQAGARVVIVGRNEEKLQAAAHTLAEQTSGEFLPLGADVADERQVESLIGNVADRFARIDILFNNAGISIRKPPQEMSLDEWRSVMDINLTSAFLVSKAVYPAMKQAGGGKIVNTGSMASLFGAAYAAAYAASKGGVVQLTKSLALAWAADNIQVNAILPGWFKTEMTDRARVEIPGLGERVSA